One genomic region from Nitrososphaerota archaeon encodes:
- a CDS encoding N-6 DNA methylase, translated as MPDQQQKAAFESKLNILLSKLLNQIGVISHSEHLSQGRKDVLIYRQGIAIVLEGSYDRKDAENDAKKRVEQLAADVAIAINYPPDEFPQDLTESEIEDKLQQIDLSVRVVVPEDISDTLLVALHNKNILARPIDDWHELNLNSLASLIKEIAQFIISEDSVRKAEEDVGSLVQDFVDALSYHQDSDIVAKNLYSVIYRLYGFSIGDPVEIKEAIFAQATLATLLSSVYYESVRYAHQLDSLDALAKAKGPQQAVEQATHDILGINYEPIFRVIEDMLKSFPPLSIQFTKLISLATEISSKKALLRRDLAGKVYHRVVGDWALKKGLATFYTQIPAAYLLLYLAKPKLSRIADFACGSGTLMVAAYSAANANYRLELLKSGSDKSPREIENDFHTEFIKSCHAFDVLEYATQITALNLSLHSPGTALQDFSSVYTFPLGYREEDRSVSLGSLELARLTSNFDQIFGEVTKTGLKKKEKEMMIELLHLEPFDLIAMNPPFARTTGRGGRAGGGLFGFIGEEKSRQAVLENYGLLRDEIRESLEKTATKMLKGTSLKPLLIDKEFQPYRQIWQAGEGLLFLFLADMRLKKDGKLCFVLPKNLLSGISWFLVRALLAAKYHLQYVVVSYEPNANNFSESTSLSECLFIAQKVQAHNIGDGNKSDEKTTFVTLLKKPRTSIEAIALSKSIEGKTEGFVQAGESKAFLTTIERSKLLDNLDNWGRFTFLPDIEIMEEVVHLLDGKLKIGSQNIELPLVKFNELIETIGVDAHRFADTYQMVDAELPGGLKILRGGEEAQRMMMKAAPNAYAVTIRESGKKTYQQVAGNLLVPDRIRVDTAHVVALFSEERVISNIFYAVRLKDESHERLKALCLWFSTTWGILTVLASREETQGAFVRLKQSQWRMLPVLDIDKLTKRQVAKLATIFDEFKDKQLTRLPEQYGSAGKVDELRVELDKAFLNAIGIKINTDDLLLLYHEIGSSLRQWIGD; from the coding sequence ATGCCAGATCAGCAGCAAAAGGCAGCTTTTGAGTCCAAACTAAACATATTGCTCTCAAAGTTACTAAACCAAATTGGGGTAATCTCTCATAGTGAACACCTGAGTCAGGGCAGGAAAGACGTGCTGATCTACCGTCAAGGGATTGCAATAGTCTTAGAAGGCTCATATGATCGGAAGGATGCTGAGAATGATGCTAAAAAAAGGGTTGAGCAGCTAGCTGCCGACGTTGCAATAGCCATCAATTATCCGCCAGATGAGTTCCCACAGGACTTGACTGAAAGCGAGATTGAAGACAAGCTGCAGCAGATAGATTTGTCTGTCAGGGTGGTTGTTCCTGAAGACATCTCAGACACACTGCTAGTTGCACTGCACAACAAGAACATCCTAGCTAGGCCTATTGATGACTGGCACGAGCTGAATCTAAACTCGCTAGCGTCGCTCATCAAAGAGATTGCGCAGTTCATAATCAGCGAGGACAGCGTAAGGAAGGCAGAGGAAGATGTGGGTAGCCTCGTCCAAGATTTCGTGGACGCCCTCTCCTATCATCAGGACAGCGATATAGTTGCGAAGAACCTATACAGCGTGATTTACAGGCTGTACGGCTTCTCAATCGGCGACCCGGTAGAGATCAAGGAGGCTATATTTGCTCAAGCAACTCTGGCTACTCTCTTAAGCAGTGTCTATTACGAGTCTGTAAGATACGCTCACCAACTTGACTCGCTAGATGCTCTTGCCAAGGCCAAGGGCCCGCAACAGGCGGTTGAGCAGGCAACCCACGATATTCTCGGCATTAACTATGAGCCTATATTCAGAGTAATCGAGGACATGCTGAAGTCGTTTCCTCCGCTCTCCATACAGTTCACTAAACTCATATCTCTTGCCACCGAAATATCATCAAAGAAGGCGCTGCTTAGAAGAGACTTGGCTGGGAAGGTCTATCACCGGGTTGTCGGTGACTGGGCGCTCAAGAAAGGATTAGCTACCTTCTACACCCAGATACCGGCTGCCTATCTTCTACTGTACCTAGCTAAACCCAAGCTGTCAAGAATTGCTGATTTTGCCTGTGGCAGCGGCACCCTGATGGTCGCAGCCTATAGTGCTGCTAACGCCAACTATCGTCTTGAACTGCTGAAGTCAGGCAGCGACAAAAGCCCAAGAGAGATTGAGAATGATTTCCACACCGAGTTCATCAAGTCCTGTCACGCTTTTGATGTCTTGGAGTACGCTACGCAGATAACTGCTCTGAACCTATCTCTCCACAGCCCGGGCACAGCCCTGCAGGACTTCTCTTCTGTCTACACCTTTCCTCTGGGATATAGAGAGGAAGATCGATCGGTCTCCTTGGGTTCGCTAGAGCTTGCCAGACTAACCAGCAACTTTGACCAGATATTCGGTGAGGTAACTAAGACAGGACTCAAAAAGAAGGAGAAGGAGATGATGATAGAACTTCTCCATCTTGAGCCTTTTGATCTTATTGCGATGAACCCTCCGTTCGCTAGAACAACTGGGCGAGGCGGCAGAGCTGGTGGTGGCCTGTTTGGCTTTATCGGCGAGGAGAAGTCTCGTCAAGCAGTCTTGGAGAATTACGGACTGCTAAGAGACGAGATTAGGGAGAGCCTTGAGAAAACCGCCACAAAGATGCTCAAAGGTACGAGCCTTAAACCACTACTCATTGATAAGGAGTTTCAGCCTTACAGGCAGATATGGCAGGCTGGAGAGGGCCTACTATTCCTTTTCCTCGCGGATATGCGCTTGAAGAAGGATGGAAAGCTGTGCTTTGTTCTCCCCAAAAACCTGTTGAGCGGCATATCTTGGTTTCTGGTAAGGGCTTTGCTTGCCGCCAAGTACCATCTTCAATACGTCGTCGTTAGCTATGAGCCTAATGCGAACAACTTCTCCGAGTCAACAAGTCTAAGCGAGTGTCTATTCATAGCTCAGAAGGTGCAGGCACACAACATCGGCGATGGCAACAAGAGTGATGAGAAGACCACCTTCGTAACCTTGTTGAAGAAGCCTAGAACCAGTATAGAAGCTATTGCTCTCTCGAAAAGCATTGAGGGAAAAACCGAGGGGTTTGTACAGGCAGGAGAGTCGAAAGCGTTTCTCACCACAATTGAGCGAAGTAAACTACTTGATAACTTGGATAACTGGGGACGGTTCACATTCCTTCCTGACATTGAGATAATGGAGGAAGTTGTCCATCTGCTAGACGGCAAATTGAAGATAGGAAGCCAGAACATCGAGCTACCTCTGGTTAAGTTCAACGAGCTTATAGAGACCATAGGAGTAGACGCACACAGGTTCGCAGACACGTATCAGATGGTGGATGCAGAGCTTCCCGGTGGCCTAAAGATACTTCGTGGAGGCGAGGAGGCACAAAGGATGATGATGAAAGCAGCTCCTAACGCCTATGCTGTTACGATTAGAGAAAGCGGTAAGAAGACATACCAGCAGGTCGCAGGTAACCTGCTTGTACCTGACAGAATAAGGGTTGATACCGCCCATGTAGTCGCTCTGTTTTCCGAGGAGCGAGTCATATCAAACATCTTCTATGCTGTGCGGCTCAAGGATGAGAGTCATGAAAGGCTCAAAGCACTTTGCTTGTGGTTTAGCACCACTTGGGGCATACTCACTGTTCTAGCAAGCAGAGAGGAAACTCAAGGAGCCTTTGTGAGACTTAAGCAGTCACAGTGGAGAATGCTGCCAGTATTGGACATAGACAAGCTGACAAAACGACAGGTAGCTAAGCTGGCCACCATATTTGATGAGTTCAAGGACAAGCAGCTTACAAGATTACCGGAGCAGTATGGTTCTGCTGGCAAGGTTGATGAGCTGCGTGTTGAGCTGGACAAGGCATTTCTGAATGCGATTGGCATCAAGATCAACACAGATGACCTGCTGCTGCTATATCATGAGATTGGGTCGTCCTTGAGGCAATGGATAGGCGACTGA
- a CDS encoding branched-chain amino acid transaminase, whose product MSSRADYVWMNGEFVRWDDAKVHVLTHALHYGTAVFEGIRAYPSKDNVNIFRLLDHMRRMIQSARVYYIDHKYTVEDLAKATVELVKKNNLHSRVYIRPIIYVGYKSIGLNFTGFPIEAAILAIPYENYFENPQLRLRTSSWRRFSEQSTPPLAKAAGNYLNSVLAKLEAVKDGYDDAVMMDMDGFVSEGTGENIFIVNGDELVTPPYSSSILRGITRDTVTKLAPDLGLKVVERRISRFELFNADEAFFSGTAAEIAPIVEVDRRKIGDGKPGKTTLKISTTYRDLVTGKTPSKHKEWLTPVY is encoded by the coding sequence ATGAGTAGTCGTGCTGATTATGTTTGGATGAATGGGGAGTTTGTTCGTTGGGATGATGCTAAGGTTCATGTGTTAACTCATGCTCTTCACTATGGTACAGCGGTTTTCGAGGGGATTCGCGCCTATCCTTCAAAGGATAATGTGAACATCTTCAGGCTTCTCGACCATATGCGGAGAATGATTCAATCAGCCCGAGTCTACTACATCGACCACAAATACACAGTGGAAGACCTAGCCAAAGCCACCGTTGAGCTAGTCAAGAAGAACAATCTCCACTCACGAGTCTATATCCGCCCGATCATCTACGTAGGCTACAAGAGCATCGGCCTAAACTTCACAGGCTTCCCAATCGAAGCCGCCATACTCGCGATCCCCTACGAAAACTACTTCGAAAACCCGCAGCTAAGGCTCCGAACCTCCTCGTGGAGAAGATTCTCGGAACAGTCCACTCCACCGTTGGCTAAAGCGGCTGGAAACTACCTGAACTCAGTACTCGCGAAGCTGGAGGCGGTTAAAGACGGCTACGACGACGCAGTCATGATGGACATGGACGGATTTGTTAGTGAGGGAACTGGTGAAAACATCTTCATCGTAAACGGAGACGAGCTAGTCACACCTCCATACTCATCATCCATATTGAGAGGTATCACAAGAGACACTGTCACGAAGCTGGCTCCAGACCTAGGACTCAAAGTGGTAGAGCGACGCATTTCACGCTTCGAACTGTTCAACGCAGATGAAGCCTTCTTCTCAGGAACCGCTGCGGAAATCGCTCCAATCGTCGAAGTGGATCGAAGAAAAATCGGCGACGGCAAACCCGGCAAAACAACACTGAAAATCAGCACCACCTACCGCGATCTAGTCACAGGCAAAACCCCAAGCAAACACAAAGAATGGCTAACACCCGTCTACTAA
- the pheA gene encoding prephenate dehydratase, with protein MANNSKNKNQGKLQVAFQGERGAYSEEAVLTYFPPEQVVVKPCRTLYDTFEALQKHKVDYAVVPVENSLEGSINETYDLLLESPLKVCGEIHLRVRHSLIGRPDAKLSDIKTAYSHPQALAQCRAHLRELGVKPVAFYDTAGSVKSLRRRRSKCIAAIASKRAAEIYGMKILREGIEDNQNNYTRFFILGFKDAEPTGEDKTSIVFSAKHVPGALYKALKEFADRNINLTKIESRPTRQKLWEYNFYLDFEGHRTDPKCKQALQALSQKQMLTKILGSYPKAKQQPNNHQNNNGSKNL; from the coding sequence TTGGCTAACAACAGCAAAAACAAGAACCAAGGCAAGTTGCAGGTGGCTTTTCAAGGCGAGAGAGGCGCCTACAGCGAAGAAGCCGTCCTCACCTACTTCCCACCGGAGCAGGTGGTCGTCAAACCCTGCAGAACCCTTTACGACACCTTCGAAGCCTTACAGAAACATAAGGTGGACTACGCGGTCGTCCCGGTAGAAAACAGTCTAGAGGGCAGCATAAACGAAACCTATGATCTTCTCTTGGAGTCACCGTTGAAGGTGTGCGGCGAAATTCATCTCCGTGTCAGACACAGCCTGATCGGAAGGCCAGACGCGAAGCTCAGCGACATCAAAACAGCCTATTCACACCCGCAGGCCTTGGCGCAGTGCAGAGCACATCTCCGGGAACTAGGCGTAAAACCAGTCGCTTTCTACGACACCGCAGGCAGCGTCAAAAGCCTTCGGCGAAGAAGATCAAAGTGTATAGCGGCAATCGCGAGCAAAAGAGCTGCAGAAATCTACGGCATGAAAATCCTAAGGGAAGGTATCGAAGACAACCAAAACAACTACACAAGATTCTTCATACTCGGCTTCAAAGACGCAGAACCAACAGGCGAAGACAAAACCTCAATCGTCTTCTCAGCGAAACACGTCCCAGGCGCGCTCTACAAAGCCCTCAAAGAATTCGCAGACAGAAACATCAACCTAACCAAAATCGAATCCAGACCCACCCGGCAAAAACTCTGGGAATACAACTTCTACCTAGACTTCGAAGGACACCGCACAGACCCCAAATGCAAACAAGCCCTTCAAGCTCTAAGCCAAAAACAAATGCTCACAAAAATCCTAGGCTCTTACCCCAAAGCAAAACAACAACCAAACAACCATCAAAACAACAACGGTAGTAAAAACCTCTGA
- a CDS encoding type II toxin-antitoxin system VapC family toxin, with the protein MASESQSLVLDASVAVKWFVPEQDSEDALTLRDQHIEGRLTLYAPALIIYEVANALRYRSDITEVDLERNIEALFQLDIAFIAPSSKSTAKATLTAKRLGITVYDAIYLELAEDIGCKLVTADDDLNTKAKDTHLVTSLSDYLIE; encoded by the coding sequence ATGGCGTCAGAGTCGCAGAGCCTAGTCCTTGACGCTTCAGTAGCGGTAAAATGGTTTGTCCCTGAACAGGACTCTGAAGATGCTTTAACTCTGAGAGATCAGCATATCGAGGGTAGATTAACGCTTTATGCACCTGCGCTAATAATTTACGAAGTTGCCAATGCATTACGCTACAGATCAGACATAACTGAAGTTGACCTTGAACGTAATATTGAGGCGCTGTTTCAACTTGACATAGCCTTCATCGCTCCGTCATCTAAATCCACCGCAAAGGCCACGTTAACAGCCAAGAGACTAGGTATAACGGTCTACGATGCAATTTACCTAGAGCTAGCCGAGGATATCGGATGCAAATTGGTTACGGCGGACGACGATCTAAATACGAAAGCTAAGGATACCCATCTTGTCACTTCGTTAAGCGATTACTTAATCGAGTGA
- a CDS encoding type II toxin-antitoxin system PrlF family antitoxin, whose product MFREALRIYPGSRVVFELEGDRVILRKSEPAEEKTRLKEVMSNMSTVTQKYQATIPKEVRKKLKIKPGDKIVFFEEPRGKFVVMKEDEFIKEIAGLCEDIEETVKESRKGFAHAVKKTR is encoded by the coding sequence GTGTTTAGAGAGGCGCTTAGGATTTATCCGGGCTCAAGGGTTGTTTTCGAACTTGAGGGCGACAGAGTAATTTTGAGGAAGTCTGAGCCCGCTGAAGAAAAGACCCGATTGAAAGAGGTAATGAGTAATATGTCAACTGTGACGCAGAAGTACCAGGCGACTATTCCGAAAGAGGTTAGAAAGAAGCTCAAGATAAAGCCTGGGGACAAAATAGTCTTTTTTGAAGAACCCCGGGGAAAATTCGTAGTTATGAAAGAGGACGAGTTCATTAAAGAAATAGCCGGTCTCTGCGAAGACATCGAAGAAACGGTGAAAGAGAGCAGAAAAGGATTCGCCCACGCTGTAAAAAAGACTCGATAG